A region from the Acomys russatus chromosome 20, mAcoRus1.1, whole genome shotgun sequence genome encodes:
- the Marcol gene encoding MARCO-like protein, with translation MGALMFLPFMFLTVFSVSSKQIPQPSIFKLEENKKPVLILETKNEASPGGEKESDKQEHSLTQGKPGMLILQGQPGYSNQPGKPIGVHQQGRPEGLNQPGMPSAWILQGQLEEANQKGTAHASNKQGESGSPSQQGKPGSPGQNGKPLPPKDKNKPGSLSQNGEPTSPSNKGKPGSSDQGVLESSSQQGKPGSPSQEETPGSSSQQGKPGSSNQQRKPRSLYKQEERKNVDNPSKEDTMGIRVSMAVCFIL, from the exons ATGGGGGCCTTAATGTTCCTTCCCTTCATGTTCCTGACTGTGTTCTCAG TGTCCTCTAAACAGATTCCACAACCAAGTATCTTCAAGCTAGAAGAGAATAAAAAACCTGTACttatattagaaacaaaaaatgaagctAGTCctgggggagagaaagaatcTGACAAGCAGGAACATAGCCTTACACAAGGAAAACCAGGAATGCTAATCCTgcaaggacagccaggatacTCCAACCAGCCAGGGAAACCAATAGGTGTTCATCAACAAGGGAGGCCAGAAGGTTTGAACCAGCCTGGGATGCCCAGTGCTTGGATTTTGCAAGGACAGCTAGAAGAAGCAAACCAAAAGGGGACTGCACATGCTTCTAACAAGCAAGGAGAATCAGGGTCCCCTAGTCAGCAAGGAAAGCCAGGATCTCCTGGCCAAAATGGGAAGCCGTTGCCACCTAAGGACAAAAACAAGCCAGGGTCTCTTAGCCAAAATGGGGAGCCAACATCACCTAGCAATAAAGGCAAGCCAGGCTCTTCTGACCAAGGTGTTTTAGAATCTTCTAGCCAACAAGGGAAACCAGGATCCCCTAGCCAAGAAGAGACACCAGGGTCCTCTAGCCAACAAGGGAAACCAGGGTCCTCTAACCAACAAAGGAAACCAAGATCTTTGtataaacaagaagaaagaaaaaatgtagaCAACCCTTCAAAGGAGGATACAATGGGGATTCGGGTTAGTATGGCtgtctgttttattctttaa